In Aureibacillus halotolerans, a single genomic region encodes these proteins:
- the rph gene encoding rifamycin-inactivating phosphotransferase, whose protein sequence is MKPYIISFADITQEDLAAVGGKGLNLGKLAKIEEIHVPDGFCVTTDAYKRMINSSPQLVGLLDTLANLTSADRNLITTTANDIRAVIEGIDIGKEIEGEITKALRGFNNEEAFAIRSSATAEDLPHASFAGQQDTYLNIKGTGEILRHIGKCWASLFTDRAIAYRMQHGFDHRNVHLSVVVQKMVASEAAGTMFTADPMTSDRASLTIDASFGLGEALVSGLVNPDSYKVKAENITEKSIGVKELEIKTAEQGILETRVDGERQKQQVLTDDQVKVLAEMGKTIENEFGTPQDIEWCQSDGRFYIVQSRAITTLFPLPDVTNTRTPRVYMSIGHIQMMTDAIKPLGMSFFEMISDVRMDRIGGRLFSDITHDLSSKVGRARLVMATGKQDLLIQGALKNLTNDKVFLASLPKGKRNIQGGVFNVGSIAKAIQVMRKNDPVIINHLTRSFETDIEQMEQQLSKCSGDRIFDFIEKDKKNLLAMAYHPTMLGAIIAAILTHDSLNKKIAKWLGDKNAADTLAKSLDHNVTTEMGQELCDVADTIRQQPAVLEYLAQRPEDKTFFETMQTLPGGKESYAAFQSFFVKFGMRCPGEIDITKARFEEKPTQLIPLLLNNIHLLEPGEHRSRFQSGKEEAQDKEEDILRRIASLRGGRRKVKKIKKNIRLLRNFSGCREDPKYYIVRRFQVYKKAMMKEAQRLVDQGTIKAAEDVFYLYMDELREVVRTNTLDAAVIEKRKEAFVRFEKLTPPRVFTSDGYVPPVTMTTGNLPDEAIPGIPVSSGVVEGRARVVLSVDEADVEEGDILVTQFTDPSWTPLFVTIKGLVTEVGGFTTHGAVVTREYGLPGVVGVQNATKRIKDGQRIRVNGTEGYVEILEDR, encoded by the coding sequence ATGAAACCATATATTATTTCGTTTGCTGACATTACACAGGAGGATCTTGCTGCCGTTGGCGGAAAAGGATTGAACCTTGGGAAATTGGCGAAAATTGAAGAGATCCATGTGCCGGACGGATTTTGCGTGACGACGGACGCCTATAAAAGAATGATTAACAGTAGTCCTCAGTTGGTTGGACTATTAGACACATTGGCAAACTTGACGTCTGCGGACAGAAATCTAATTACCACAACAGCGAATGACATTCGTGCCGTAATTGAAGGAATCGACATAGGAAAAGAAATTGAAGGTGAGATTACGAAGGCGCTTCGCGGATTCAATAACGAAGAAGCATTTGCCATCAGATCTAGTGCGACAGCAGAAGATTTACCACATGCTTCATTTGCTGGCCAGCAGGACACCTACTTAAATATAAAGGGTACTGGTGAAATTTTGCGTCACATCGGCAAATGCTGGGCATCCCTTTTTACGGATCGCGCAATCGCTTACCGTATGCAGCATGGGTTTGACCATCGCAATGTCCACTTGTCTGTCGTTGTGCAAAAAATGGTTGCGTCCGAGGCCGCTGGTACGATGTTTACCGCGGATCCGATGACCTCAGATCGCGCTTCACTAACGATTGACGCAAGCTTCGGATTAGGGGAGGCGTTAGTGTCAGGGTTGGTCAATCCGGATAGTTATAAAGTGAAGGCGGAGAATATCACGGAAAAATCAATTGGCGTCAAAGAACTGGAGATAAAAACCGCTGAACAGGGGATCCTGGAGACACGCGTGGATGGAGAACGCCAGAAGCAGCAGGTCCTGACCGACGATCAGGTCAAGGTGTTGGCGGAGATGGGAAAGACGATTGAAAACGAGTTTGGCACGCCTCAAGATATTGAATGGTGCCAGAGCGATGGACGCTTTTATATCGTGCAAAGTCGCGCGATAACGACGTTGTTTCCGCTCCCCGACGTTACAAATACCAGGACACCACGTGTCTACATGTCCATTGGCCATATCCAGATGATGACGGATGCGATCAAACCGTTAGGGATGTCTTTTTTCGAGATGATCTCAGATGTCCGCATGGACAGGATTGGCGGAAGGTTGTTTTCCGATATTACGCATGATTTATCTTCAAAGGTTGGGAGAGCACGGCTCGTCATGGCAACGGGCAAGCAGGATCTCCTTATCCAGGGGGCGCTTAAAAATCTCACCAACGATAAAGTCTTTCTAGCTTCGCTTCCAAAGGGAAAGCGTAATATTCAGGGGGGCGTATTCAACGTTGGCTCCATCGCAAAAGCCATTCAAGTGATGAGGAAAAATGACCCTGTAATCATCAATCATTTAACGCGTTCGTTTGAAACGGATATTGAACAAATGGAGCAACAGTTGTCTAAATGTTCAGGTGACCGTATCTTTGACTTTATTGAAAAAGACAAAAAGAATTTATTGGCAATGGCTTACCACCCAACGATGCTTGGTGCCATTATTGCCGCAATTCTCACACATGATTCACTCAACAAGAAGATAGCGAAATGGCTTGGGGACAAAAATGCGGCGGATACACTGGCCAAATCCCTTGACCACAACGTTACTACTGAAATGGGCCAAGAGCTATGTGACGTCGCTGACACAATTCGACAGCAGCCTGCTGTCTTAGAGTATTTGGCGCAACGGCCAGAAGATAAGACGTTCTTTGAAACAATGCAAACTCTTCCTGGTGGAAAAGAATCATATGCAGCATTTCAATCATTTTTCGTAAAGTTCGGAATGCGCTGCCCGGGTGAGATCGATATTACGAAAGCGCGCTTTGAAGAAAAACCGACACAGCTGATTCCTTTGCTTCTGAACAACATTCATTTGTTGGAACCGGGCGAACACAGAAGTCGCTTCCAAAGCGGAAAGGAGGAGGCGCAAGACAAAGAAGAGGATATTCTTCGGCGCATAGCAAGTCTGCGTGGCGGACGGAGAAAAGTGAAAAAAATCAAAAAAAACATTCGCTTGCTTCGAAACTTCAGCGGTTGTAGGGAAGATCCAAAATATTATATCGTCCGTCGATTTCAGGTGTATAAAAAAGCAATGATGAAGGAAGCTCAGCGATTGGTAGATCAAGGAACAATCAAAGCAGCCGAGGATGTATTTTATTTATATATGGATGAACTTCGTGAGGTCGTAAGGACGAATACGCTCGACGCCGCTGTCATCGAAAAGCGGAAAGAAGCATTCGTTCGTTTTGAAAAGCTGACGCCTCCGCGTGTGTTTACCTCCGACGGATATGTTCCGCCAGTGACAATGACCACAGGAAATCTCCCTGATGAGGCAATTCCCGGAATTCCGGTCTCTTCAGGGGTCGTTGAGGGTCGTGCCAGGGTCGTACTGTCGGTCGATGAAGCGGACGTCGAAGAAGGAGACATCCTTGTCACTCAGTTTACTGATCCGAGTTGGACGCCTTTGTTTGTCACTATCAAAGGACTCGTGACGGAAGTCGGGGGCTTTACGACGCATGGTGCCGTCGTAACCCGGGAATATGGCCTGCCTGGTGTTGTCGGCGTCCAAAACGCTACGAAACGCATCAAAGATGGGCAGAGAATCAGAGTGAATGGAACAGAGGGGTATGTGGAAATTTTGGAAGATAGATAA